A genomic window from Anthonomus grandis grandis chromosome 2, icAntGran1.3, whole genome shotgun sequence includes:
- the LOC126750615 gene encoding uncharacterized protein LOC126750615 has protein sequence MDQLGVEKRLSLCYLVCVALGGITSISTGVAWGHWYRTLDQCVGRNCSCIIYGKNTLSHFLGGGQSPCIWVTFGPLIYVFFCLCMTCFHGYRVLFTTKSPRTRTTRSVLAKMEHGSTVQITTITQEDTSPLPRTFWITLSVLSSLFFAYALIHFAIFVDGYYTTCGQYKRVLEKLLRVDGTAQPVIYRRLYCQSIFDFMDYMQLDTGNAYTSGYINTGLALSFGLSASFFAWVLLFMAGVLNVIMAKRREYV, from the exons ATGGATCAGTTAGGTGTAGAAAAAAGACTCTCCCTATGTTATTTGGTATGTGTAGCACTGGGGGGCATCACAAGTATCAGTACTGGGGTGGCATGGGGCCACTGGTATCGCACATTGGACCAGTGTGTCGGTAGAAACTGTAGCTGTATCATTTATGGCAAAAATACACTGTCCCACTTTTTAG GTGGAGGACAGTCACCATGCATCTGGGTAACATTTGGACCactaatttatgtatttttttgcttGTGTATGACATGTTTTCATGGGTATCGAGTGCTTTTTACTACAAAATCACCTAGGACCAGGACTACCCGATCTGTATTGGCCAAAATGGA GCATGGCTCGACTGTTCAAATAACAACAATAACCCAAGAAGACACCAGTCCCTTACCACGCACATTCTGGATAACCCTCTCAGTATTATCCAGTTTGTTTTTCGCTTATGCCCTGATTCATTTTGCCATATTCGTGGATGGTTATTATACGACTTGTGGACAGTACAAGAGGGTACTGGAGAAGCTGCTGAGAGTGGATGGTACTGCACAACCAGTTATTTATCGAAGACTCTACTGTCAGTCTATATTTGATTTTATGGATTATATGCAACTGGATACTGGAAACGCTTATACGAGTGGCTACATCAATACTGGATTGGCGTTAAGTTTTGGTTTGTCGGCGTCGTTTTTTGCTTGGGTGTTGCTTTTTATGGCGGGAGTTTTGAATGTTATTATGGCCAAAAGGAGGGAGTATGTCTAA